CACCTACTGTAGTTTCCAAAGGCTCGCGGGCTAACAAGACCGTGGAGAAAATCCTTTCTTCCGGAGGTATTCGAAGAAATAAAATTGCACCCAAAAGTTCTCTGCTTCACacatttaagccaaaaaatttgtttaaaaaacgcgGGAACGCAAATAGTCATGATGTAGATACAATCAGCAGATCATCGTCTTGCTCATCGTTACCATCTTTAGCATCCGTAGATTATCATGTTCAACCTGCAGTGCCAATGGAAACTGGAAGTGGGAGAGTTCTGATTTACGATGACCTTGAAAAGTCAGTAGTGTCACATTCGTTTTCAGACTATGCGTATGATGATGTCAAATTTACTGAAGAAGCCGATGTTCATCGAtctgaagattcaaattttgacgcGAATCAAAGCTGGGTTTCTCGAGTTTTTGAAGTTCCTGAAGAAAGTAATCCCAAATTTCAAGTTCAGAAGACCTTATATAGTTTAAATTGTTCGCCGGAAAAGTCAGACGAATCTTATGAATCGAGGAGTTCCTGTTCGAAGATTGTCCATCCAAGTTGGTCGAATGAACAGCTGGACCACGCGGAAGGTGATTATGTGGTAATTAAAAGAAACTGCCCCTGTCGTATGCAAGAGGAAGAGGAGGCCAAAGTATTtaatttgaagaacaaaaatagtTTGAACTTGGATGAAACTGACGAATTCATGATGATGAACCAGAAGGAGGATGTCGAAAAGGCTAATTCTTACGTAGTTTCGATGTACGTTTAACTTCAGCATCACTCTTTAAAAGGTAATAcaa
This DNA window, taken from Belonocnema kinseyi isolate 2016_QV_RU_SX_M_011 chromosome 9, B_treatae_v1, whole genome shotgun sequence, encodes the following:
- the LOC117180048 gene encoding uncharacterized protein LOC117180048, translated to MASVSPLYSDNSVHSRMNRRSGIYDIDFSKMSINSPGPNPMRRNSSASYVNSALEAIPRGTGSSTPDSESRILRTPEPRLHRRNSLSASMRKFRSKVTHAIDRLNVSFSEYMAEHREHREHTVAPTVVSKGSRANKTVEKILSSGGIRRNKIAPKSSLLHTFKPKNLFKKRGNANSHDVDTISRSSSCSSLPSLASVDYHVQPAVPMETGSGRVLIYDDLEKSVVSHSFSDYAYDDVKFTEEADVHRSEDSNFDANQSWVSRVFEVPEESNPKFQVQKTLYSLNCSPEKSDESYESRSSCSKIVHPSWSNEQLDHAEGDYVVIKRNCPCRMQEEEEAKVFNLKNKNSLNLDETDEFMMMNQKEDVEKANSYVVSMYV